The following coding sequences lie in one Arachis stenosperma cultivar V10309 chromosome 5, arast.V10309.gnm1.PFL2, whole genome shotgun sequence genomic window:
- the LOC130980327 gene encoding uncharacterized protein LOC130980327 encodes MRQEGVPGQPAGFGARDAEGSACLTEFQVGQQFPDKEEALLSVKTYSIRRGVQYKVVESDYRRYVGKCSEFGNGCTWLIRLSLRQRKGVWEVKHYNGPHTCLATSISTDHRSLDYHVISAFIMPMVRADASVSIKVLLNATTTHFEFRPTYRRVWLAKQKAVALIYGDWDESYNELPRWVLGVQLTMAGTVAVLKMSPDRVSGQLDESRAYFHRLFWTFSPCNEAFRHCKPLISIDGTHLYGKYGGTLLVAIAQDGNSNILPVAFALVESENAESWSFFLSHLREHVTPQPGLLVISDRHNGIKAALEAPDGGWLPPSAYRAFCIRHVAANFALTFKGKDAKRLLVNAAYAKTEVEFYYWFDILRSEDPAMCDWANRIEYSLWTQHCDEGRRFRHMMTNISECVNSILKGVRNLPVCSLVKATYGKLAELFVRKGREAEAQIGTGQQFSQHLVKCIEVNLKTARCFTVIVYDRDNSEFTVVETTPTGSFSLGSYRVSLASQTCDCGYFQALHFPCPHALACCAYSRLTWEPYVH; translated from the coding sequence ATGAGGCAGGAGGGGGTACCTGGGCAGCCGGCTGGATTTGGCGCTAGAGATGCTGAAGGGTCTGCATGTCTGACAGAGTTTCAGGTTGGTCAGCAATTTCCGGATAAAGAAGAGGCCCTCTTAAGTGTCAAGACTTACAGCATCCGTCGAGGGGTACAGTACAAGGTCGTGGAGTCTGACTATCGCCGGTATGTGGGCAAGTGTTCTGAGTTCGGCAATGGGTGCACATGGTTGATTCGGCTTAGTCTCCGACAACGAAAGGGAGTTTGGGAGGTCAAACATTACAACGGACCACATACTTGTCTCGCCACCTCGATTTCCACCGACCACAGGAGTTTGGATTACCATGTGATATCGGCATTCATTATGCCAATGGTTAGGGCTGATGCATCCGTCAGCATCAAGGTGCTCCTAAATGCCACCACAACACACTTCGAGTTTAGGCCGACTTACAGGAGGGTCTGGTTGGCGAAGCAGAAGGCTGTTGCCCTCATCTATGGTGACTGGGATGAGTCGTACAACGAGCTCCCAAGGTGGGTGTTAGGAGTCCAGTTGACGATGGCTGGTACTGTTGCAGTCCTAAAGATGAGCCCTGATCGTGTCAGTGGACAGTTGGACGAGTCTCGAGCTTATTTTCACAGACTATTCTGGACGTTTTCACCGTGTAACGAGGCATTCCGTCATTGCAAGCCCCTAATTAGTATTGACGGCACCCATCTGTATGGCAAGTATGGGGGAACGTTGCTTGTCGCGATTGCACAGGACGGGAACTCCAACATACTCCCTGTTGCATTCGCATTAGTCGAGAGTGAGAATGCTGAGTCGTGGTCCTTCTTTCTCTCCCACCTGCGTGAGCATGTGACACCGCAGCCGGGTCTGTTGGTTATCTCAGACAGGCATAACGGCATCAAGGCCGCGCTTGAGGCTCCTGACGGAGGCTGGTTACCTCCGTCTGCATACCGGGCATTCTGCATTCGACATGTTGCGGCAAATTTCGCCCTCACCTTCAAGGGCAAAGACGCAAAGAGGCTACTTGTGAATGCGGCGTACGCTAAGACCGAGGTCGAGTTCTATTACTGGTTTGATATTCTTAGGTCCGAAGACCCGGCGATGTGTGACTGGGCGAACCGGATTGAGTATTCGTTGTGGACACAGCATTGTGATGAGGGGCGTAGATTCAGACACATGATGACGAATATATCTGAGTGTGTGAACTCGATCCTCAAGGGTGTACGAAACCTTCCTGTGTGCTCGCTAGTGAAGGCAACATACGGAAAGTTGGCCGAATTATTTGTTCGCAAAGGGAGAGAGGCTGAGGCGCAGATAGGAACCGGACAACAATTTAGTCAGCACTTGGTGAAGTGTATAGAGGTCAACTTGAAGACGGCTAGGTGCTTCACGGTTATTGTGTACGACAGAGATAACTCCGAGTTCACCGTCGTAGAGACAACTCCGACTGGTTCTTTCTCACTAGGTAGCTACAGAGTCTCGCTTGCATCTCAGACATGTGACTGTGGATACTTTCAGGCACTTCATTTCCCGTGTCCCCACGCACTGGCATGCTGTGCCTACTCACGGCTTACATGGGAGCCTTACGTCCACTAG
- the LOC130982581 gene encoding probable serine/threonine-protein kinase PBL19, whose translation MMCLFFKRKSKSEPQLQKTTRNSKVKSTNSRSLSPSPRSVNELYKENQHNFRVFTLRELVDATNGFNRTLKIGEGGFGSVYRGTIPPLHRHEDPILVAIKKLNTRGFQGHKEWLAEVQFLGIVNHPNLVKLLGYCSVDAERGIQRLLVYEFMPNRSLEDHLFNHSLPHLPWKTRLQIMLGAAEGLDYLHEGLEVQVIYRDFKSSNVLLDKSFHPKLSDFGLAREGPTGDQTHVSTAVVGTQGYAAPEYVGTGHLKAKSDIWSFGVVLYEILTGRRVLERDRPTGEQKLLEWVKKYPADTSRFSTIIDPRLRNQYSLVSARKIAKLADNCLKKNAEDRPSMSEIVESLKQALQLSETSNNFQKG comes from the exons ATGATGTGTTTATTCTTCAAACGAAAATCCAAATCCGAGCCACAGCTGCAAAAAACAACCAGGAACAGCAAGGTCAAGTCCACCAACTCGCGATCGTTATCGCCATCGCCAAGGAGTGTTAATGAATTGTATAAGGAGAACCAGCACAATTTCAGGGTCTTCACTCTCAGGGAGCTCGTAGATGCAACCAATGGTTTCAATAGAACGCTCAAGATCGGTGAAGGTGGTTTCGGAAGTGTTTATAGAGGAACCATTCCACCTCTACATCGACATGAGGATCCAATTCTCGTTGCTATCAAAAAGCTCAACACTCGTGGCTTTCAG GGGCACAAAGAATGGCTTGCTGAAGTTCAATTTCTCGGCATCGTTAACCACCCCAATTTGGTTAAGTTATTGGGATACTGCTCTGTAGACGCCGAGAGAGGAATTCAAAGGCTATTGGTGTATGAATTCATGCCAAATAGGAGCCTAGAGGATCATCTTTTCAACCATTCTTTACCTCACTTGCCTTGGAAAACTAGATTGCAGATCATGCTTGGTGCTGCTGAAGGATTGGATTACTTACATGAGGGATTGGAAGTTCAG GTGATCTACAGAGATTTCAAATCTTCAAATGTGCTGTTGGACAAAAGTTTCCATCCCAAGCTCTCGGATTTCGGTCTAGCTAGGGAGGGCCCAACCGGTGATCAGACTCATGTATCTACTGCA GTAGTTGGAACACAGGGATATGCAGCGCCGGAGTATGTTGGAACAGGACATCTCAAAGCTAAGAGTGACATATGGAGTTTCGGCGTGGTGCTCTATGAGATTCTCACAGGCAGGAGGGTACTGGAAAGAGATCGTCCCACAGGAGAACAGAAGCTTCTAGAGTGGGTCAAGAAGTACCCTGCTGATACTAGCAGATTCAGCACCATAATAGACCCTCGCCTCAGGAACCAATACTCCCTTGTTTCGGCTCGAAAGATCGCCAAGTTGGCAGAtaattgcttgaagaagaatGCCGAGGACAGGCCATCCATGAGTGAGATAGTGGAAAGCTTGAAGCAAGCATTGCAGCTTTCAGAAACCTCAAACAATTTTCAAAAAGGTTAA